The Ailuropoda melanoleuca isolate Jingjing chromosome 9, ASM200744v2, whole genome shotgun sequence genome includes a region encoding these proteins:
- the GPR20 gene encoding G-protein coupled receptor 20: MPSVSPVGSWAPAAPNATAAEANVSTPEKPLFHVFARLDEELHAAFPGLWLALMAVHGVIFLAGLVLNGLALYVFCCRTQAKTPSVIYTINLVVTDLLVGLSLPTRFAVFYGTRGCLQCAFPHVFGYFLNMHCSILFLTCICVDRYLAIVQPDVPRRWRQPACARATCAFVWLAAGAVTLSVLGVTAGGRPCCRVFALTVLEFLLPLLVISVFTGRIVCALSRPGLLRQGRQRRVRAMQLLLTVLVIFLVCFTPFHARQVAVALWPGVPHHTSLVAYHVAVTLSSLNSCMDPIVYCFVTSGFQATVRGLFRRHGAGYEPNSSNMVSMHKSSRGSGHNHILGASPSAFTQDLANGPDA; this comes from the coding sequence ATGCCCTCTGTGTCTCCCGTGGGGTCCTGGGCCCCGGCGGCCCCCAACGCCACGGCGGCGGAGGCCAACGTCAGCACGCCCGAGAAGCCCCTGTTCCACGTGTTTGCCCGGCTGGACGAGGAGCTGCATGCCGCCTTCCCGGGCCTGTGGCTGGCACTGATGGCCGTGCACGGCGTCATCTTCCTGGCGGGGCTGGTGCTCAACGGGCTGGCGCTGTACGTCTTCTGCTGCCGCACCCAGGCCAAGACGCCATCGGTCATCTACACCATCAACCTGGTGGTGACCGACCTGCTGGTGGGCCTGTCCCTGCCCACACGCTTCGCCGTCTTCTACGGCACCCGCGGCTGCCTGCAGTGCGCCTTCCCGCACGTCTTCGGTTACTTCCTCAACATGCACTGCTCCATCCTCTTCCTCACCTGCATCTGCGTGGACCGCTACCTGGCCATCGTGCAGCCCGATGTTCCCCGCCGCTGGCGCCAGCCGGCCTGTGCCAGGGCCACGTGCGCCTTCGTGTGGCTGGCCGCGGGCGCCGTGACCCTGTCTGTGCTGGGCGTGACGGCCGGCGGTCGGCCCTGCTGCCGCGTGTTCGCGCTGACGGTGCTGGAGTTCCTGCTGCCGCTGCTGGTCATCAGCGTGTTCACGGGCCGCATCGTGTGCGCGCTGTCGCGGCCGGGCCTGCTGCGCCAGGGCCGCCAGCGCCGCGTGCGGGCCATGCAGCTGCTGCTCACCGTGCTCGTCATCTTCCTCGTCTGCTTCACGCCCTTCCACGCCCGCCAGGTGGCCGTGGCGCTGTGGCCTGGTGTGCCGCACCACACCAGCCTCGTGGCCTACCACGTGGCCGTGACCCTCAGCAGCCTCAACAGCTGCATGGACCCCATCGTCTACTGCTTTGTCACCAGCGGCTTCCAGGCCACCGTCCGAGGCCTCTTCCGCCGCCACGGAGCTGGCTACGAGCCCAACAGCAGCAACATGGTCAGCATGCACAAGAGCTCCAGAGGCTCAGGCCACAACCACATCCTGGGCGCCAGCCCCAGTGCCTTCACCCAGGACCTGGCCAACGGGCCTGACGCTTAG